A stretch of Fulvia fulva chromosome 4, complete sequence DNA encodes these proteins:
- a CDS encoding Homoserine O-acetyltransferase, whose protein sequence is MPETKYFSKDITLSTHSVPPNTTFPAKLAYWTLGSPLSPAILLPTCYGGTLASTSPFLYADDGPLPPSKYFLIVVALLGGGESSSPSNTPAPYNGPEFPKTTYEDNICLQYALCQELGIKRLHAYIGFSMGGQQAYHMSTLYPDFVENMVCMAGSARTSWHNWCFLEGPKQALINSVDFHDGHYTDTAVRGTKAFFRVYSTWALSPEWFRQKSWEASGFDNLEAYLGARWSGPADANDLLALLWTWQQGDIGVYHPDDGGDLTKTLARIKARCLIMPSRTDQYFPAEDNAEEVKHLNDGVCRPIETIWGHIAGGGGGTKEDTEFMKSEIAKFLQVS, encoded by the coding sequence ATGCCAGAAACGAAGTACTTCTCCAAGGACATCACCCTCTCCACCCACTCCGTCCCTCCCAACACCACTTTCCCAGCAAAACTCGCCTACTGGACTCTAGGCTCGCCCTTATCTCCGGCAATCCTCCTACCAACCTGCTACGGCGGCACCCTCGCCAGTACCTCTCCCTTCCTCTACGCCGATGATGGCCCACTTCCACCTTCAAAGTACTTCCTCATCGTCGTGGCACTCCTCGGCGGTGGCGAGTCTTCTTCGCCTTCGAACACTCCAGCGCCCTATAACGGCCCTGAGTTTCCCAAGACAACTTATGAAGACAACATTTGTCTCCAGTATGCTCTCTGCCAAGAACTTGGGATCAAGCGCTTGCACGCATACATCGGCTTCTCAATGGGTGGACAGCAAGCCTACCACATGAGCACCCTGTACCCCGACTTTGTGGAAAACATGGTCTGCATGGCTGGTAGCGCACGTACAAGTTGGCATAACTGGTGTTTCCTCGAAGGTCCGAAACAAGCGCTTATCAACTCCGTCGACTTCCACGATGGTCACTACACCGACACTGCCGTTCGAGGGACAAAAGCGTTCTTCAGGGTGTACTCAACATGGGCTCTAAGCCCTGAGTGGTTTCGCCAAAAGTCGTGGGAAGCGTCCGGCTTCGACAATCTGGAAGCATACCTCGGTGCACGCTGGAGTGGACCAGCTGATGCCAACGACCTGCTCGCGCTACTCTGGACGTGGCAGCAGGGTGATATTGGAGTGTATCATCCTGATGATGGGGGAGATTTGACGAAGACGTTGGCGAGGATTAAGGCGAGGTGTTTGATTATGCCGAGTCGCACGGATCAGTATTTTCCGGCTGAGGATAATGCGGAAGAAGTGAAGCATCTGAACGATGGCGTTTGTAGACCAATTGAGACCATCTGGGGCCATATCGCTGGTGGTGGGGGTGGAACGAAGGAGGATACGGAGTTCATGAAGAGTGAGATTGCAAAGTTCTTGCAAGTATCGTGA
- a CDS encoding Short chain dehydrogenase citE yields MGRLALLRFGDFLNADYADQALLSVGIHPGGVPTELAKGMPEGMHSVLIDEPGLAGDTIVWLTAQRRDWLAGRYVSVAWDMEELEGKRSKIEGEDLLKVTLDVGMD; encoded by the coding sequence ATGGGCAGACTGGCGCTCCTCCGCTTCGGGGACTTCTTAAACGCCGATTACGCCGATCAGGCACTTTTGTCTGTTGGGATCCATCCAGGCGGTGTACCCACGGAATTGGCGAAGGGAATGCCGGAGGGCATGCATAGTGTGTTGATTGACGAGCCGGGACTGGCGGGTGATACGATTGTCTGGCTCACTGCGCAACGACGAGATTGGCTGGCTGGACGGTATGTGTCTGTGGCGTGGGATATGGAGGAATTGGAGGGGAAGAGGAGCAAGATTGAGGGAGAGGACTTGTTGAAGGTTACGTTAGATGTTGGTATGGATTGA
- a CDS encoding Putative monooxygenase, with amino-acid sequence MSRPTLKTPLCELLGIEYPIILAGMARTSSGPLAAAVSNAGGLGVIGGLGYTPDQLRAIIAETKENLRDKNLPFGVDLALPQVGGSARKTNHDYTHGQLDELITVTIEEKASLFVSAVGVPPPHVIKRLHDAGVLVMNMAGHPKHAHKALKAGVDIVCAQGGEGGGHTGDIATSILIPSVVDVANQYQSPMTGKPAMVVAAGGIYNGRSLAATLGYGAVGAWVGTRFVAAEEAGCSKLHKEAVVSAAFEDTARTLVVSGRPLRMKLNDYVKSWDHDRPQKVKELTDKGIVPLAHDMDNDVDVDIPFLMGQVAGAITEIKPAKAIVEEMVTECVDILKAQQSYIGESRARL; translated from the coding sequence ATGTCTCGCCCTACCCTCAAGACGCCACTATGCGAGCTGCTCGGAATCGAGTACCCGATCATCCTCGCCGGCATGGCCAGGACATCCTCCGGTCCACTGGCAGCAGCAGTATCGAATGCCGGCGGACTGGGTGTCATCGGCGGACTGGGCTACACACCAGACCAACTACGCGCCATCATCGCCGAGACCAAGGAGAACCTGCGAGACAAGAACCTGCCGTTCGGCGTTGATCTTGCACTCCCACAAGTCGGAGGCTCCGCGCGCAAGACGAACCATGACTACACACACGGCCAGCTGGACGAGCTGATCACCGTGACGATTGAAGAGAAGGCGAGCTTGTTCGTCTCAGCTGTTGGTGTGCCACCACCACATGTCATCAAGCGACTACACGATGCTGGAGTCCTAGTCATGAACATGGCCGGACACCCAAAGCACGCACACAAGGCGCTGAAGGCAGGTGTTGATATCGTTTGCGCGCAAGGAGGAGAAGGAGGTGGACACACTGGAGACATCGCCACCAGCATCCTTATCCCATCCGTGGTCGATGTCGCCAACCAGTACCAGAGCCCCATGACCGGCAAGCCAGCAATGGTTGTCGCCGCAGGTGGCATCTACAACGGCAGATCGCTGGCGGCCACTCTCGGCTACGGCGCTGTCGGTGCCTGGGTCGGCACACGATTCGTCGCAGCAGAAGAAGCAGGATGCAGCAAGCTGCACAAAGAGGCAGTCGTCAGCGCAGCCTTCGAAGACACCGCACGAACACTGGTCGTCTCTGGACGTCCACTACGGATGAAGCTCAACGACTACGTCAAGTCTTGGGACCACGACAGGCCGCAAAAGGTCAAGGAGCTCACCGACAAGGGCATCGTACCCTTGGCTCACGACATGGACAACGATGTCGATGTCGACATTCCTTTCTTGATGGGTCAAGTCGCTGGTGCCATCACAGAGATTAAGCCTGCTAAGGCGATTGTTGAGGAGATGGTCACGGAGTGTGTGGATATTCTGAAGGCACAGCAGAGTTATATTGGTGAGAGCAGAGCTAGGTTGTAG
- a CDS encoding Uridylate kinase has translation MPVIPQNMEDNPALTAPKRSQPLFSPGTGDGQALVIFVLGGPGAGKGTQCSNLVRDYAFKHLSAGDLLREEQDRPGSEFGDMIKTYIKEGQIVPMEVTIQLLENAMNAAIKENGNRKFLVDGFPRKMDQAEKFEEVVVKSKFTLFFDCPEETMRERLLNRGKTSGRADDNEESIKKRFKTFVEQSMPVVQHFEKEGRVVKVDARPEPAAVYEDVQKQFEARGVHKSSQ, from the coding sequence ATGCCAGTCATACCACAGAACATGGAGGACAATCCAGCCCTCACCGCGCCCAAACGCAGCCAACCACTCTTCTCCCCAGGCACAGGCGACGGCCAAGCGCTCGTCATCTTCGTGCTCGGCGGTCCAGGCGCAGGAAAAGGAACACAATGCTCCAATCTGGTGCGGGACTACGCATTCAAGCACCTCTCCGCCGGCGATCTGCTCCGAGAAGAGCAAGACCGACCCGGCAGCGAGTTCGGCGACATGATCAAGACCTACATCAAAGAGGGCCAAATCGTGCCCATGGAAGTCACAATCCAGCTCCTCGAGAACGCCATGAATGCCGCAATAAAAGAGAACGGCAACCGCAAGTTCCTCGTCGATGGCTTTCCCCGTAAGATGGACCAGGCGGAGAAATTCGAGGAGGTGGTGGTGAAGAGCAAGTTTACCCTGTTCTTCGATTGCCCCGAGGAGACGATGCGTGAGAGGTTGCTCAACCGCGGCAAGACTAGTGGGCGCGCCGATGATAATGAGGAGTCCATCAAGAAGCGATTCAAGACGTTCGTCGAGCAGAGTATGCCGGTGGTGCAGCACTTTGAGAAGGAGGGCAGAGTGGTCAAGGTCGATGCGAGACCGGAGCCAGCGGCGGTCTATGAAGATGTGCAGAAGCAGTTTGAAGCGAGAGGCGTGCATAAGAGTAGCCAGTGA